The nucleotide window TATATATGTATTGTACTCATCCATTGATTGAACATATATTGCTGTCCAAACATCGGGTTCTTCCACAAATCTCAATGGTAATCCCATCATTGCTAAAAAAGGTCTTGTCCAATTTAATGTGGGTAAAGATAATCCTTGAATCCATTTACGGGGAATCCAGTTGTTCCACAAATTTTCGTTTTTTATCTTATTACTGTTTTCCATTATTGTCCCTTTTCAGTTTTAAAGGGGTAGATATAACGTAGATACCGTTGGCGAATTGTTTTTTCACATCCGAAATACTAATTCTGTCGTTAATCGAGTTACATAAATTCAACATTTAATACCCACTAATTACGGTATTTTAATGGCTTCAAAGTGTTAAGCAATGTTTGCCTCTGTATCAGCGTAGCTGATACAGAGGCAAACTAAACCGTATATCTTTAAGAAATTGCTAGTGTTTAGATGCAACTTTTTCTTCTAAGATTAAATCTTGACTTATCCGGTTTTAATATTTGTAAATTACCATGACTTTTTTGGTGTTTTACTAGCTTTTACACTAGACTTTGGCTTACTGCAAATCTGAGTGCTACTTGACAATCGATATTTTTCCTCAATATGTGATGCAACTATTTTTTCTCGGATATCCACTGAATATGCTTTCATAACTGTATTCTCATTTCTATTATTATCGTTTTATTTTATTAATCCTAACTGTACCTCATAACATCAGAAACTGCTATATATAATAATGTCTGACTAATAGTGCTTTATTGCCAAAATCGGTGATTACCTACGGCACACTATGCGAACACATTAAGAAGTGGGTGGATAATCACACTTATTCCAAAACTTGGTTAGTTTTTTTATATTTGGGTATTGGTAAGATGTTTCTATTGTTATATACAGTTTTATAAACTCTGTTATCACTTCCTTTTGTGATGCCTTAAAGCTCTTAGCTATCTTAAGAAACTTAACCATATCTAAACTGTCCTCTTCAGGCGGAGTAAGGTTATAAATAAGGTTGTCGGGAGTGTATCTACTTGTTCTGGAAAAAGTACTGATGCCAAAATAAATGCTGGTGAATAGTAATGAAAAGCGTCTGGTGTAAAAAGTGATAAATTAAAACGATACCTGTTTAACATTTCGAGAGGTACTGCTCTCCAGTCTTTGCCCTTAAACTGTTCTGAGAGATTGATCGCTTCCCAATATCCTGGATCTTCCACCAAGTTTTCATCTCCCGGATATTGATTATCAGCAAAGGCTGTCTGAGTTTTTTGGATTATTGTGGCAGACAATTTGTCAATGATGTTGTCAAGCATAGCAGTTTGCACAGCAAGAAATCATTTTAAATTTAACAGCATTACGCCTGTTTAGCTCTTGAAAAGTAAACTGTACTCCAGGACACCCAATTGCGAATCTTTGAGTTATGTCAACAGATATCTTTGAAGCAATCAAAAGTCATAATTTGAACCGTATTGCTGATGTACTCTCACGCGGAGCCGATTTAAACGTGCTATCTCCTGATTGGCCGAGATGGACACCGCTTCACGAAGCAATCGAGCAGCTTGAGGATGGCGGATCGCTTGAACTACTTGTACTATTGCTTCGGCACGGCGTATCTGTCAACGCTTGGGATGCCGAGCATAATGCGACATCTCTGTTGATGGCTCTCTTCCGTGAGCAGGCGGAAGCTATACGCTTGTTGCTTGCAGCTGGTGCTGAGACGAACGTTGTCGGCAGCGAAGGAGACTCACCCCTACGTTGGTGTGTCGAGCATAGGGATTACGATACGGCAGCGATGTTGCTACGGTGCGGGGCGGCCAGGACGATTGATAGCGCAGGCGGCCCAAGGGGCATGACAGCGCTTGGGCTAGCAGCGAATCAACTTGATCTACGGATGATCGAGCTACTTTTGCTTGCAGGAGCAGATCCACAAGCACTCGATAGCGATAAGTTCACTGCGTATCGGCGGCTGCCTGCACGCGGCGAGATCAAAGATGATGCTGCATGGCTTGCAGCAGAGATGCTACTGGTTAGTGGAACTTAGGGGTTGTCATGAAATAAGTTTACCAGCCTTCGCAAAAGCCCTTTCTGGGCTTTTGCTCCCCAACTAGTAATCCTGAGCGTCACGATAAATCATAATGCTGGCAAACTTATTCTTGAACAGATGCTTAGACACTCTGCCCGACGCGATCACGGCATAATTTCAATGCCGCCCAGTAGGCGTAAATAGAAGGTTCTGATACCGTTGGCGAATTCCCTAAATAGCTAAACTGAACCGATTAGTTCAGCAATGAAACGATCAAGAACCTTATGAGCAGTTTTATACCCAGTAGCTTGCTTACCTAACTTCAGTTGGGACAAAACACGGTCACGTAAAATTTCAAGTTCTCTTATCGTTGGCAACGCAACAGACTGTCTTTCGCTCTTCGTATTAGCTCGACTTTATCCATTTTGACCTTCGGGTCATCACAAGGGTAGGCGACCGCTAAAAGATATGGGTTTTGCTGCATACATAACATTAAAATACAATCTTGGTGAATACTGGTGACGCGCGCAATAAACTAAGACTGAAGGATAATTGTGTGTATCTTCCCATGAATACAACAATACCAGTTGAAATTGCCAGTATCTTGCTGCCGTTTGCAGCAATTTTTACCAAGCCCGTCTGGAGTCATGTCCAAACTTTGGTAATGGGAGCGATTTTAACAACAGGTAAACGTACCATTACTTCGGTACTGGTAGTGATGGGACTAAATCAGGAGGAACACTTCCAAAATTATCATCGTGTATTAAATCGCGCAGTGTGGTCAGGTTTGGAAGCAAGCCGAATTTTATTAATGCTCATGGTAACAGTGTTTTTACGAACTGGGCCAATCATCATGGGAATAGATGATACGATTGAACGTCGTAAAGGCAAGAAAATTAAGGCCAAAGGAATATATCGAGACCCAGTACGTTCAAGTAACAGTCAAGTTGTGAAGGTGAGTGGCTTGCGATGGTTATCAATGATGCTGTTAGTTGAAATTTCTTGGGCTGGGCGTGTCTGGGCATTACCTTTCCTAACAGTGCTTGCACCATCAGAACGTTACAGCCAACAGTATCAACTTCGGCATAAAAAACTGATTGATTGGGCCAGACAGATGATATTGCAAGTAAAAAGATGGTTACCAACAAGGGAACTAGTTGTAGTCGCAGATAGTAGTTTTGCTGCACTGGAACTCCTTGCCGCAGTAAGCCAAGGTGTAATGCCAGTACATATAATTACTCGGTTGCGTTTGGATGCTGCTTTATACGAGCCTGCACCAGAAAGAACTCCTAATACGATGGGACGACCCCGACTTAAAGGAGCAAGATTACCCAATCTTGAGCAAGTGCTTGTAGATCAACAAACTCAATGGCAAACAATCAAGGTTAACCGTTGGTACGGAGAAGGACAACGCCAAGTAGAAGTTTGTACTGGAACTGCGGTTTGGTATCACACAGGTTTACCTGTGGTTCCTATCCGTTGGGTATTAGTACGTGACCCACTGGGTAAATTTGAATCACAGGCTTTGTTATCTACAAATCAAGAATATTCTCCTAAACAAATCTTGGAGTGGTTTGTACGTCGCTGGCAGATAGAAGTAACTTTTGAACAAGTGAGAAAACATCTAGGAATGGAAACTCAAAGGCAATGGTCAGACCAGTCAATTGCTCGTACAACACCTACATTGCTGGGATTATTTTCCTTGGTCGTGATTTTGGCAGACCATTTACAAACTAATTTTTCTTGGACAATTCAGCAAACAATCTGGTACTCCAAAGTTTTGCCTACTTTTTCGGATGCACTGGCTTTAGTTAGACGATTTTTATGGGCTAGCACTTTTTCCACATCTTCTGAAACCACTCAAATGATAAAAGTCCCTCGTCTTTTATTTGAGCGTTTGAGAGATATTGCTGTTTACGCTGCTTGATTGAATCAAAAATGGATAAAGTCGAGATTAGATGTTAGAGGAAAATCCCTCTGCCGTGTAATATTCGGTTGAGGTTCATTTTCTCCTTGATGGGGAGCTAAAAATTCTGAGCCTTTCCGTGTAATACAAGGGTTGGCGTTATGCCTAACAATGTGTTCTAAATAATCAGCCCTGCTTAAACCTGAGCATTCAGACACAGTACCAAGTGCTTTCCAGGTATCATCAGTCAGTCGCAAAGAACGTACTTCACGATAATTATCATTCTTGAGCGCAAACTTTCCCTGGCCATAAGTTGGATAGAAGAGTTAGGAGGCACTATAAAAGATGGTGCAATTATTGTTGGACAAGGAGCTAGTGAGGCTGCACTAAAAATATTATCATTGATCGCCGGAATCTTAATGATGCCACTACGTCAACATGCTTACTAACATAAAAAAAGGAAGAAATTTTATGGAATTTGAATCGCTTTGGGATGATTCAACGTGGCTTCCAGCATTATCATTACCTACTCTCGAATGGGCAACTCCGTTTTTACCTCTACTAGGTTTGCCAGATTTATTGCTGAAGCAACCGAAAGTTTTAAAAGGAATCCATGCACAAGCAATAAATGAATTACAATCTCAACGTCAGGAACTAGGTTGGGCGTTAGCAAAAAAAGGAGCAATGGAGAAACTAACAAAAGAAATTGTGACTCAGGCATTTCAAAATATAGCTGCACAAATAGGACAAGAGGTTGCTGTTAATTTCAAAGCTTGGATTATATTCCACTTCATATGCAATGAAGCTCAATCGGCAATGTTTCAATGGGATGTAGCACTTAACTATACTTATCTTCCTGAAAATTCGCGTAGAGGAAAAAGAAAAATATCTCCACCTATTGAGCTAATACAGTTGTTGCCAGAAATTTGGGATTTAGTCGATTTTGAGCGGAG belongs to Nostoc sp. NIES-3756 and includes:
- a CDS encoding ankyrin repeat domain-containing protein, which gives rise to MSTDIFEAIKSHNLNRIADVLSRGADLNVLSPDWPRWTPLHEAIEQLEDGGSLELLVLLLRHGVSVNAWDAEHNATSLLMALFREQAEAIRLLLAAGAETNVVGSEGDSPLRWCVEHRDYDTAAMLLRCGAARTIDSAGGPRGMTALGLAANQLDLRMIELLLLAGADPQALDSDKFTAYRRLPARGEIKDDAAWLAAEMLLVSGT
- a CDS encoding IS701 family transposase, encoding MNTTIPVEIASILLPFAAIFTKPVWSHVQTLVMGAILTTGKRTITSVLVVMGLNQEEHFQNYHRVLNRAVWSGLEASRILLMLMVTVFLRTGPIIMGIDDTIERRKGKKIKAKGIYRDPVRSSNSQVVKVSGLRWLSMMLLVEISWAGRVWALPFLTVLAPSERYSQQYQLRHKKLIDWARQMILQVKRWLPTRELVVVADSSFAALELLAAVSQGVMPVHIITRLRLDAALYEPAPERTPNTMGRPRLKGARLPNLEQVLVDQQTQWQTIKVNRWYGEGQRQVEVCTGTAVWYHTGLPVVPIRWVLVRDPLGKFESQALLSTNQEYSPKQILEWFVRRWQIEVTFEQVRKHLGMETQRQWSDQSIARTTPTLLGLFSLVVILADHLQTNFSWTIQQTIWYSKVLPTFSDALALVRRFLWASTFSTSSETTQMIKVPRLLFERLRDIAVYAA